A stretch of DNA from Clostridium sp. JN-9:
ATTCTAAGGGATAAATACGGCAGAGAAAAAGCCAGGACAAATATTGACAAGGATGATTTAGAAAAAGTTATTAATAATGAACATTCATGGGTATATTACAAGAAGGGTACAGAGCATTATGCAGTTATGAATTCTCCAGAGGGAAGAATTTTTCTTCAGGATTACATTATGGATACGCCACAGGATAAAGTTACAAAATTCAATGATTTTAATACATTAAATAATAAGAAGAGTAATCTTATCATAGAATCATCTGAAGATGAAGTACATGAAAATAATGAAGATTAAGCCATATACAAATAGAACTCAGGAAATAAATTATTTCCTGAGTTCTTTTATATTATATACCTAATAATTTTTTTGTATGCTGCTCAACCATTTCAGGAGTAATATCTTTTCTTCTTGCCACTCCTGAATCAATTGCTGCCTTTGCAACACCAGCTGCAACCTTTGGTGCTATTCTCAAATCAAAGGCTTCTGGTATAACATAATCTTCTGATAATTTGTCATCATCCACAAGTGAGGCTATTGCATAAGCTGCTGCCATTTTCATTTCATCATTTATTTCACTGGCACGTACATCTAAAGCTCCCCTGAATATTCCAGGAAAAGCCACAACATTATTAACCTGATTTGGATAATCAGATCTTCCAGTGCAGATTACTTTAGCACCAGCCTCTTTAGCATCACCAGGAAGTATTTCAGGATTTGGATTGGCCATAGCCATAATAATTGCATCTTTATTCATGGATTTAACCATTTCCTTTGAAACACAATCTGCAACAGAAACTCCTAAGAATATATCTGCTCCCTTTATAACATCAGCAAGTGAGCCTTTCTTTGAATTTTTATTAGTTATTTCAGCCATTTCATTTTTATACTTATTCATTCCCTGAGGTCTTCCTTTATAAATAGCACCCTTTGAATCACATAAAATAACATCCTTTGTTCCCATTTTTAAAAGCAGCTTTGTTATTGCAGTTCCTGCTGCTCCAGCGCCATTTACAACTATTGTAACATCCTGAAACTTTTTATTAACCACTTTCAAAGCATTAATAAGACATGCTGTTGATACCACAGCTGTACCATGCTGATCATCGTGAAAAATTGGGATATTACATACTTCTTTAAGTTTTTCTTCTATTTCAAAGCATTCTGGTGCTTTAATATCTTCAAGGTTTATACCTCCGAATGTTGGCTCCATCAATTTAACTGTTTCTACAATTTTATTAACATCCTTTGTATTCAAACATATTGGAAAGGCATCTACTCCTCCGAAGGCTTTAAATAAAACTGCTTTACCTTCCATTACTGGTAGGCCGGCACCTGCTCCAATATCTCCAAGTCCCAGAACAGCTGTTCCATTTGTAACTACAGCTACCATATTTCCCTTGGCAGTGTAATCATAAATGCTTTCAGGATTGCTGTGAATTTCCAAACATGGCTC
This window harbors:
- a CDS encoding malic enzyme-like NAD(P)-binding protein, with product MSNLKERALKYHKDYEGKIELKCKVPVKTKDDLTMAYTPGVAEPCLEIHSNPESIYDYTAKGNMVAVVTNGTAVLGLGDIGAGAGLPVMEGKAVLFKAFGGVDAFPICLNTKDVNKIVETVKLMEPTFGGINLEDIKAPECFEIEEKLKEVCNIPIFHDDQHGTAVVSTACLINALKVVNKKFQDVTIVVNGAGAAGTAITKLLLKMGTKDVILCDSKGAIYKGRPQGMNKYKNEMAEITNKNSKKGSLADVIKGADIFLGVSVADCVSKEMVKSMNKDAIIMAMANPNPEILPGDAKEAGAKVICTGRSDYPNQVNNVVAFPGIFRGALDVRASEINDEMKMAAAYAIASLVDDDKLSEDYVIPEAFDLRIAPKVAAGVAKAAIDSGVARRKDITPEMVEQHTKKLLGI